In Synechococcales cyanobacterium T60_A2020_003, the genomic stretch ACAGAAAACAGGCGATCGCCACCCCCACGCCAACGGAGGCAAACCCAAGGGGATTCACAAAAAAATGTTTGAGCGAACCGATGAGCCAGTCTAGATCCCAAAGGTTATCAGGGCATCGTCTATCCCACGAACTTTCTAAGGTGTCGTTGTTCGACGCTTGCCGCACGGAGATGACGTAGAAGAATCCAAAGCTGAGCAGCCACGCCGCATAGATCGGCAACCGCTGGCAAATGTCCTGAAGAACGTGATGCTCGGCAGGAGCTTGGTTGCGGGTTTGCCATTGCGTCCAAAGCCGAGGAATCAGGTAGCTAGCCTCAAGTCCCGCCAACACAAACACCGCTGGATAGGAAAACCAAACGGCGATCGCGCCCACAAGGCCACTCCAAACCTGCTGGCTACGGGATAGGTCAGATTGCCGAATGCTGAATAAAACGAGGGTGAGCAGCAGGGCGATCGCCACATCGGTCGAATACTGCTTCACCTCCGATGAATAGTAGATTAGGCTTTCGGAACTGGCGAGGAGGGCGATCGCCACCACCGCTCCGAGGGGAGAGAGTAACCGTTTTGCCAAGAGCGCACCGAGGATGAGTGCCGTCAGACCACTAATCAGCGGAAACAGCCGCAGCGCATACTCATGATTGCCTAAGAGTTGCACCATCGCCTTTTCAACCATGAGAAATCCGACGGGGGCAGCCTGGTTATGGTGCAAGGGTTCTAGAAATTCACCATAGGAACGGTTGATGATGTTAAGCGCTAGCTTGACCTCATCCGACCATAGGGAACGGTTAAAGCTGTACTGAATCAGACGCACCGCAATGCCCAAGATCAGCAGCAGTCCCGGTAGGCCGTAGGCGAGGAGCCAATCCCGCGATCGCAGGGTCGATTTAAAGCTGAGAGCATCAGGACGTTTGGACAGCATCCGTGCTTACTTCCCCTCGCTGCGAACCGTTGCCAGGTATTGCTGCAAGAAGGGCAATCCCCCGATCGCAGGCAGGAGATACCGCGAGGTGCAGAGAACACCCAAGGCAGCGGCAGTGGGCGCATCAAAATAGGGCTGGTAAAACCAGATCAATGCGGCATCCCGTGTCCCAACTCCGGCAAAGGTGAGGGGCAGCAATCCGGTCAAAATCGCCAACGGTGAAAGGGCGAGGTTCGTCAGGAAGGGAACCCAGGCATTCAGCGCTAGGATGAAGAACCAGATTTGGAGCAGGTGCAGGAACCAAATGAAGATCGAGGTCGCGCTAATTTTGAACAGGCGGCGGCGATCGCTCCAAAAATAGTCATGCATGTCATCCCAGGCGTGGCTCAGTTTCACTAGTTTTTGGCGCAGTCCTTTAGGCGCAATTTTGCCTGCGGATACGAAGAAGAAATGGGCAAACCCACGGGAACCCAGGAGCAAAAGTCCCAAAATTAGCCCGACTAATACGCTAACGGTCATCACCCAAAAGACCCAGTCCTTATTGGGATAGAGCATGAGGCCAAATACGCACCACAACAGCAGGGACAGCAGGTCGCAGGCTTTTTCAAACACGACCAAGGACAGAGCCAGGGAACCCGGCAGATGGCCGCGATCGCGCATGAAGTAGGCTTTGGCAATATCACCCATTTTCGAGGGCAGTACCATATTCAGGACGCTGGCCGCCAGGATTAGCTTGTTGGCTTCGCCAAATCCAATAAATGACCCGGTAGGAACGAGTTGCTGAAGTCGCCATGCCGTGATCATCGTGATGGGGACAACCATGCCGAGGCTGATCACCATCCAGAGGCGATCGCACTCTCGGAACACCTCGATCAGGCTGGCAACGTCAATTTTCCAGTAGATCATCGCCAGGATGGTCAGGCTGACGAGGATAGAGATAAGTCGCTTCATGAATTA encodes the following:
- a CDS encoding glycosyltransferase family 39 protein, translated to MLSKRPDALSFKSTLRSRDWLLAYGLPGLLLILGIAVRLIQYSFNRSLWSDEVKLALNIINRSYGEFLEPLHHNQAAPVGFLMVEKAMVQLLGNHEYALRLFPLISGLTALILGALLAKRLLSPLGAVVAIALLASSESLIYYSSEVKQYSTDVAIALLLTLVLFSIRQSDLSRSQQVWSGLVGAIAVWFSYPAVFVLAGLEASYLIPRLWTQWQTRNQAPAEHHVLQDICQRLPIYAAWLLSFGFFYVISVRQASNNDTLESSWDRRCPDNLWDLDWLIGSLKHFFVNPLGFASVGVGVAIACFLLGCYALNRIERDRFWLLLSPILVSILVAYARLYPFYERLSLYLVPFFLVLIAASAQTWSIDGRFSRLARLFGIALTVALLIQPFWNALPLLVQPSYREAMHPLMSYLQTHYQPGDVIYVSEKSEYQFMYYADRYGFKPNDYHIGANNLDSQGALDQVSEQERDRTLADLETLRGNPRVWVVLSDVELRDEMKLVRSHLNDTARKLDQFQSPNSTSFLYLYDLR
- a CDS encoding flippase-like domain-containing protein → MKRLISILVSLTILAMIYWKIDVASLIEVFRECDRLWMVISLGMVVPITMITAWRLQQLVPTGSFIGFGEANKLILAASVLNMVLPSKMGDIAKAYFMRDRGHLPGSLALSLVVFEKACDLLSLLLWCVFGLMLYPNKDWVFWVMTVSVLVGLILGLLLLGSRGFAHFFFVSAGKIAPKGLRQKLVKLSHAWDDMHDYFWSDRRRLFKISATSIFIWFLHLLQIWFFILALNAWVPFLTNLALSPLAILTGLLPLTFAGVGTRDAALIWFYQPYFDAPTAAALGVLCTSRYLLPAIGGLPFLQQYLATVRSEGK